The following proteins are encoded in a genomic region of Opitutus sp.:
- the pheS gene encoding phenylalanine--tRNA ligase subunit alpha, whose product MQDLLSALIAKAASELPAVVTRPDFDAAKARYVGPNGELTALMKQMGSVPKEQKPVVGKLVNEAKTALQAHLDAALARIEAAALAAQLGPAIDPTLPSPDRALGTQHPLTLVREEMTRILRKVGFTVVEGPEVETEYYCFDALNTPADHPARDAQDTFYLPESARFGNVAKKNPDEKYLLRTHTSSVQIRTLLKGQPPIRIVSPGRVYRRDTTDATHSANFHQLECLYVDKNVTVRDLKALLDYIFASLLGKDTKTRFRPHYFGYTEPSFEVDLSARHLPKVNKEWIEIGGCGMVDPIVFKDVGYDPEVWSGYAFGMGLERLAMLLYGIDDIRYFYQNDARFLRQFA is encoded by the coding sequence ATGCAAGACCTGCTCTCAGCCCTTATCGCCAAAGCCGCCAGCGAACTACCCGCAGTCGTCACGCGTCCCGACTTCGATGCCGCCAAGGCGCGCTACGTTGGCCCCAACGGTGAGTTAACCGCCCTCATGAAGCAGATGGGCTCCGTGCCCAAGGAGCAGAAGCCGGTCGTCGGCAAACTGGTCAACGAGGCCAAGACCGCCCTCCAGGCCCACCTCGACGCCGCGCTGGCCCGCATCGAGGCCGCCGCTCTCGCCGCCCAGCTCGGGCCCGCCATCGATCCCACCCTACCCTCGCCCGACCGCGCCCTCGGCACCCAGCACCCGCTCACCCTCGTACGCGAGGAGATGACGCGCATTCTGCGTAAAGTCGGCTTCACCGTGGTCGAGGGCCCAGAGGTCGAAACCGAATACTACTGCTTCGACGCACTGAACACTCCGGCCGACCACCCGGCACGCGACGCCCAGGACACATTTTACCTCCCCGAATCGGCCCGCTTCGGTAACGTCGCAAAAAAAAATCCCGACGAGAAATACCTGCTGCGCACCCACACCTCATCGGTGCAAATCCGCACGTTGCTCAAAGGCCAGCCGCCCATCCGCATCGTCTCCCCGGGCCGCGTCTATCGTCGCGATACCACCGACGCCACCCACTCGGCCAACTTCCACCAACTGGAGTGCCTCTACGTCGACAAAAACGTCACCGTGCGCGACCTCAAGGCGCTGCTCGATTACATCTTCGCCTCGCTGCTGGGCAAAGACACCAAGACCCGTTTCCGCCCCCACTATTTCGGCTACACCGAGCCCAGCTTTGAGGTGGATCTGTCCGCCCGCCACCTGCCCAAGGTGAACAAGGAGTGGATCGAAATCGGCGGCTGCGGCATGGTCGATCCGATCGTGTTTAAAGACGTCGGCTACGACCCCGAAGTCTGGAGCGGCTACGCCTTCGGCATGGGCCTAGAGCGTCTCGCCATGCTGCTCTACGGCATCGATGACATCCGCTATTTTTACCAAAACGACGCCCGCTTCCTGCGCCAATTCGCGTAA
- the rplT gene encoding 50S ribosomal protein L20 → MPRATNSPASRKRHKKTLKYARGYFGSKSKLFRYAKDAVQHAWQYAYRDRKKKKAEFRSLWIIRLSAAVRLHDLSYSRFIEGLHAANTGLDRKVLSDLAIRDEAAFTSVVNQVKAALKAKIAAAAAAKV, encoded by the coding sequence ATGCCTCGTGCAACAAACTCCCCCGCTTCCCGCAAGCGGCACAAGAAAACGCTGAAGTACGCCCGTGGCTACTTCGGCTCGAAGTCCAAGCTTTTCCGCTACGCCAAAGACGCTGTACAACACGCTTGGCAGTACGCTTACCGCGATCGTAAGAAAAAGAAGGCCGAATTCCGCAGCCTCTGGATCATCCGTTTGAGCGCTGCTGTGCGTCTTCATGACCTCAGCTACAGCCGCTTCATCGAGGGTCTCCACGCCGCTAACACCGGTCTCGACCGCAAGGTTTTGTCCGATCTCGCGATCCGTGACGAAGCCGCCTTCACCTCCGTGGTGAACCAAGTTAAGGCCGCTTTGAAGGCCAAGATCGCCGCTGCAGCCGCCGCGAAGGTCTAA
- the rpmI gene encoding 50S ribosomal protein L35 translates to MQKTKKSVAKRFKLTATGKLIRRTPGFRHLLSAKSTKQKRRASKDKLVAPGHAKPLKRCLPFGL, encoded by the coding sequence ATGCAAAAGACCAAAAAGTCCGTCGCCAAGCGCTTCAAGCTCACCGCAACTGGTAAGCTGATACGCCGCACGCCCGGTTTCCGTCACTTGCTTTCCGCGAAGAGCACGAAGCAGAAGCGTCGTGCCTCCAAAGACAAGCTCGTGGCTCCCGGCCACGCTAAGCCGCTTAAACGCTGCTTGCCGTTCGGCCTCTAA
- a CDS encoding TerC family protein, which yields MQNLILFPIAGYWWLYGLFLLFVLGMLALDLGVFHRDAHVVTVKEAAGWSVAWISLAMLFAYGFWQYSLWKFPQYPPLLDALAAQGVTGATAIAAETARLANQSALEFLTGFVVEKALSVDNIFVFVVVFSYFAIPAKYQHRVLFYGILGALFFRIIFISLGSVLMQYEWVIWIFGIFLILTGIKILFASEKPIEPEKNPIIRLLKKFLPITPTLDGDKFFLRKSGVLHATPLLVCLVFIEVTDIVFAVDSVPAIFAITKEPLIVFTSNVFAILGLRALFFLLAGVMHKFWALKFGLGLILAFVGLKMVYLNHAFGGKFPITWSLGIIGVLLGVSVVWSLAFPKKSEAHTPAHS from the coding sequence ATGCAAAATCTAATTCTCTTTCCCATCGCCGGCTACTGGTGGCTCTATGGCCTCTTCTTGTTATTCGTGCTCGGCATGCTCGCTCTCGATCTGGGCGTGTTTCACCGCGACGCCCATGTCGTGACGGTCAAGGAGGCCGCCGGCTGGAGTGTGGCCTGGATCTCACTCGCGATGCTTTTCGCCTACGGGTTTTGGCAATACTCGCTATGGAAATTCCCTCAGTATCCGCCCTTGCTCGACGCGCTAGCGGCGCAAGGCGTAACCGGTGCCACCGCGATCGCCGCCGAGACTGCGAGATTGGCTAACCAATCTGCGCTCGAGTTTCTGACCGGCTTCGTAGTCGAGAAGGCTCTCTCGGTGGACAATATCTTCGTATTTGTGGTGGTGTTTTCCTACTTCGCTATTCCGGCCAAGTACCAGCATCGCGTGCTCTTCTACGGTATTTTGGGAGCCCTGTTTTTCCGCATCATCTTTATCTCCCTGGGCTCAGTACTCATGCAGTATGAGTGGGTCATCTGGATCTTCGGCATCTTCCTAATCCTGACCGGTATCAAGATCCTGTTCGCATCGGAAAAGCCAATCGAACCGGAGAAAAACCCGATCATTCGTCTTTTAAAGAAGTTTTTGCCCATCACGCCCACCTTGGACGGCGACAAGTTTTTCCTGCGCAAAAGCGGTGTGCTCCACGCCACTCCCTTGTTAGTGTGCTTGGTCTTCATCGAAGTGACGGACATCGTCTTCGCGGTGGATTCGGTGCCGGCGATTTTCGCCATCACCAAGGAGCCGCTGATTGTCTTCACCTCCAACGTCTTCGCTATTCTGGGACTGCGGGCCTTGTTTTTCCTCCTGGCGGGAGTCATGCACAAGTTCTGGGCGCTTAAATTCGGACTGGGTCTCATCCTCGCCTTCGTCGGCCTGAAGATGGTTTACCTCAATCACGCCTTCGGCGGCAAGTTCCCCATCACTTGGTCACTTGGCATCATCGGAGTTCTGCTGGGGGTGTCGGTAGTCTGGTCATTGGCTTTCCCGAAGAAATCCGAAGCCCACACGCCTGCGCACAGCTGA
- the ltrA gene encoding group II intron reverse transcriptase/maturase: MYGELYRQDILSDALDQVIANDGVPGVDGFEVETLVKNEAYRAAWLLALAEEMRTKTYRPSPVLRVYIWKDQARTKRRALGIPTVKDRVVQSAAVIVLQPILEADFHDHSYAYRPKRRTHQAMDKVKEAMLSGKVEVVDADLSSYFDMIPHRELLQLVAKRVSDGSVLRLIKTWLRAPIVEEDRDTGCRKVSANRCGTPQGGVISPLLANLYLNDLDHAVNEKCEQKPTMVRYADDLLILCKPGQGAGLQTRLKRWLEARKLKLNEEKTRLVDTRKEGFEFLGFSVAWRQGMKSKRRYLHVEPSAKSLAKLRDKVRMELEPPRKAFRNGRIPAPAGHWGRKQP, translated from the coding sequence TTGTATGGAGAGCTGTATCGGCAGGACATTCTGTCGGATGCGCTCGATCAGGTGATCGCCAATGACGGCGTGCCGGGAGTGGACGGGTTCGAGGTGGAAACGCTCGTAAAGAACGAAGCCTATCGGGCGGCATGGCTGCTTGCGCTGGCGGAGGAAATGCGAACGAAAACCTACCGACCCAGTCCGGTCCTGCGCGTCTATATATGGAAGGATCAGGCCAGGACCAAACGTCGTGCGCTGGGCATCCCTACGGTGAAAGACCGGGTGGTGCAAAGCGCGGCGGTGATCGTGTTGCAGCCAATCCTAGAGGCGGACTTCCATGACCATTCCTACGCCTACCGGCCGAAACGTCGGACCCATCAGGCGATGGATAAGGTCAAGGAAGCCATGCTGAGCGGAAAGGTGGAGGTGGTGGACGCGGATTTATCGAGCTACTTCGATATGATCCCGCACCGCGAACTCCTGCAATTGGTGGCCAAACGGGTGAGCGATGGGAGCGTGTTGCGTTTAATAAAAACGTGGCTGCGAGCACCCATCGTGGAAGAGGACCGGGACACGGGGTGCCGCAAGGTGAGCGCGAACCGGTGTGGCACGCCACAAGGCGGAGTTATATCGCCTCTGCTGGCGAACCTCTACCTCAACGACCTCGATCATGCGGTGAATGAGAAGTGCGAACAAAAGCCGACGATGGTGCGTTACGCCGACGACCTCCTGATCCTGTGCAAACCGGGTCAAGGGGCGGGGCTGCAAACGCGACTGAAACGGTGGCTGGAGGCACGTAAGTTAAAGCTCAACGAAGAGAAAACCCGACTGGTGGATACACGAAAGGAAGGCTTTGAGTTCCTCGGTTTTTCCGTCGCATGGCGGCAAGGCATGAAGAGCAAACGAAGGTATCTGCACGTGGAACCCAGTGCGAAAAGTCTGGCCAAGTTACGCGACAAAGTGCGGATGGAGCTAGAGCCTCCTCGAAAAGCCTTTCGCAACGGGCGTATTCCCGCCCCGGCCGGCCACTGGGGGCGCAAACAGCCCTGA
- a CDS encoding transposase — translation MKTGNKISSGVKLSSNESIVYPSGDFFSTPARSDFGDFLLQLQRFWRSHPEIEVAMTADLDAHAMAEKRERRKDREFELAQTEALFAVPASGTAEKTQAEFLAAGRPRTPAVVVFITAMATGYLGSQYSACPRMVLLESASLRTLLDDLGYTLPAPNTVGPLINRLSESTLALIHRAQLADILAEGLDSFTDITLDSTAIKASSCWPTDSGIIYRLFERAYRMGGKLDQVGLNSLQDGFKDHWLEELRKSARAIALLGGGPRRAQKLRLLYDQFYQIACKLGGKLLTQVEAAEAEANVKLAKLRPSKRRIAEDLLDCIHGDVVAVITTIQQSIARVHDGVKTKSRERVLSLADRSAAFIEKGGREPVIGYKPQLARSRGGFVTALILDAGNVADCKQLVPLLIQNIANTGLVPASANVDDGYSSAEGLAQAYELKVAKVSISGAKGRALLGEELWNHQDYITLRAERSAIESLMFTLKFNHGFGRPGRRGLAAVRSELTLKILAHNFDRMILVRARKSQEKPLPLAA, via the coding sequence ATGAAAACAGGAAACAAAATAAGTAGCGGCGTTAAATTATCAAGTAACGAATCGATCGTTTATCCCTCCGGCGACTTCTTTTCAACCCCGGCGCGCAGTGATTTTGGTGATTTCTTACTGCAATTACAGCGCTTTTGGCGGTCCCACCCCGAAATCGAAGTGGCCATGACCGCCGATCTCGACGCCCACGCCATGGCGGAAAAGCGCGAACGGCGGAAGGACCGGGAGTTCGAACTGGCGCAGACCGAGGCGTTGTTCGCCGTGCCGGCGTCAGGCACGGCGGAAAAAACGCAAGCCGAGTTCCTCGCCGCAGGGCGTCCGCGCACCCCCGCTGTTGTGGTTTTTATCACGGCCATGGCCACCGGTTACTTGGGGTCGCAATACAGTGCCTGCCCCCGGATGGTGCTGCTTGAATCGGCATCGTTGCGCACCTTGCTCGATGATTTGGGGTACACGCTGCCTGCACCTAATACCGTTGGCCCCCTGATAAATCGCCTGAGTGAGAGTACTCTCGCCCTGATCCACCGGGCCCAATTGGCCGATATTTTGGCCGAAGGGCTCGATTCGTTTACCGATATCACCCTGGACAGCACGGCGATCAAGGCATCCAGTTGCTGGCCAACAGACTCCGGTATCATTTACCGCCTCTTTGAGCGAGCCTACCGCATGGGCGGCAAGCTCGACCAGGTCGGGCTTAACTCGCTGCAGGATGGCTTCAAAGACCACTGGCTGGAGGAGTTGCGAAAGAGCGCCCGCGCCATCGCCCTGCTGGGTGGTGGTCCCCGCCGAGCCCAAAAACTCCGGCTGCTCTACGACCAGTTTTACCAAATCGCCTGCAAGTTGGGCGGCAAGTTGCTCACCCAAGTAGAAGCCGCAGAGGCCGAAGCAAATGTTAAACTGGCCAAGCTGCGGCCCTCCAAGCGCCGGATCGCGGAAGACCTACTGGACTGCATCCACGGGGACGTGGTCGCGGTGATTACGACGATCCAGCAAAGCATTGCGCGGGTGCATGATGGGGTGAAGACCAAGTCGAGGGAAAGGGTCCTCAGCCTGGCCGATCGCAGTGCTGCTTTTATTGAAAAAGGCGGGCGGGAACCGGTGATTGGCTACAAGCCGCAATTGGCCCGCAGCCGCGGCGGTTTTGTCACCGCGCTGATTCTCGACGCGGGCAACGTGGCTGATTGCAAGCAACTGGTGCCCCTGCTGATCCAGAATATCGCCAACACGGGCCTGGTGCCGGCGAGCGCGAACGTCGACGACGGCTACTCCAGCGCCGAAGGGCTGGCGCAGGCATACGAGCTGAAGGTGGCCAAGGTGAGCATCTCCGGCGCCAAGGGGCGCGCCTTGCTCGGCGAGGAACTGTGGAACCACCAGGATTATATCACGCTTCGCGCCGAGCGCAGCGCGATCGAGTCGCTGATGTTTACGCTCAAGTTCAACCACGGGTTCGGCCGGCCGGGTCGTCGCGGGTTGGCGGCGGTGCGCAGCGAACTGACCCTGAAGATCCTCGCGCACAACTTTGACCGGATGATTTTGGTGCGCGCGAGGAAGTCTCAGGAAAAGCCGCTGCCCTTGGCGGCCTGA
- a CDS encoding DEAD/DEAH box helicase: MLRLLLPPNLAAAAPRDAIAVKIEIVASAAPNRAEFPALAILKRLCGGVATPPPFVQLTRAQLRELIAALRGQPAFSLVATPTVSILWIGPRLRGVSELLEEAPVAKPDLPVRPPLAVRASSLAAASKAPAPVTLLTVDGSEHFLAITLPSREQSGYATALDLVKTHGFSLDATTRTWWLRDRHKTLNFLATHLVALRDTYHAEFTENFEANTAKLAEIDVQCDITETAGDFTLTLGLQAGKISDDALRTALATNRGYVEEAGKVYLLPPEKIARLTTAQRALAGSANAPAAARRTWRVPAARVAEVQGLIDELVPHYQPPAGWKARSEALRNLSTLTPAPLPDELNALLRPYQQIGVAWLWHLHRHGLGGILADEMGLGKTLQAISLLAALRGAGATPTTTSLQVSSGRPGHSSPNGLPSLVVCPASLVENWRRETARFAPHLSVFVHHGTTRLTTPESATPHDLLITSYGTLARDRELFADIPLACLIADEAQHIKNRRTQNAQALRSLNARSRFLLTGTPVENALDDLRALFDLLMPGYLEKIPAGTRSDERQWFDERLRAKTSPYLLRRTKKAVAPELPDKIEQVLYCEPSPVQSRLYTEWQQKSEQELDALAADGASENSLRLATLTQLLRLRQICCDPRLVAPATSADHSSKLETFRELLAEAVDDGHRLLVFSQFTSLLGLLRAELEEQGLSYCYLDGSTPQKQRQAEVDRYNNSADIPVFLISLKAGGTGLNLTGADTVVHFDPWWNPAVEAQATDRAHRIGQKRVVTSYKLICTGTVEEKVLHMQATKRALLADVFEASDLNNAKLTLTDLKSLLRD; this comes from the coding sequence ATGCTGCGCCTCCTGTTACCGCCCAATCTCGCCGCTGCCGCCCCCCGCGACGCCATCGCGGTTAAAATCGAAATCGTCGCCTCCGCCGCGCCCAACCGCGCGGAATTCCCCGCTCTGGCGATTCTCAAACGCCTGTGCGGCGGCGTCGCCACTCCCCCGCCCTTCGTGCAACTCACCCGTGCCCAGTTGCGCGAACTGATCGCCGCACTCAGGGGCCAACCCGCCTTTAGCTTAGTTGCCACCCCCACGGTTTCCATCCTGTGGATCGGTCCGCGCCTGCGCGGCGTGAGCGAGCTTTTGGAAGAAGCCCCCGTTGCCAAACCCGATCTCCCCGTCCGCCCTCCCCTCGCCGTGCGCGCCTCATCATTGGCAGCGGCGAGTAAAGCCCCCGCCCCCGTCACGCTGTTAACGGTCGACGGCAGTGAGCATTTTTTGGCCATCACCCTGCCCTCACGGGAGCAAAGCGGATACGCCACTGCCCTTGATTTGGTCAAAACCCACGGGTTCTCCCTCGACGCCACGACGCGCACCTGGTGGCTGCGAGACCGCCACAAAACCCTCAATTTCCTCGCGACTCACCTCGTCGCGTTACGTGACACCTATCACGCGGAGTTCACCGAAAACTTCGAAGCCAACACGGCCAAATTAGCCGAGATCGACGTGCAGTGCGACATCACCGAAACCGCCGGTGATTTCACCCTCACACTCGGCTTGCAGGCCGGCAAGATCAGCGACGACGCACTGCGCACGGCCCTAGCCACCAATCGCGGCTATGTGGAAGAAGCGGGTAAAGTTTATCTGCTGCCGCCGGAGAAAATCGCCCGCCTCACCACCGCCCAACGCGCGCTCGCCGGCAGCGCCAACGCCCCGGCTGCCGCCCGCCGCACCTGGCGCGTCCCCGCCGCACGGGTCGCCGAAGTGCAGGGGTTGATCGACGAACTCGTGCCCCACTACCAGCCACCCGCCGGCTGGAAGGCCCGCAGCGAGGCCCTGCGCAACCTCTCCACGCTCACGCCCGCGCCGCTGCCCGACGAACTCAACGCCCTGTTGCGCCCCTACCAACAGATTGGCGTGGCCTGGCTCTGGCACCTTCATCGCCACGGGCTCGGCGGCATTTTGGCCGACGAGATGGGCCTGGGCAAAACCCTGCAAGCCATCTCCCTTTTGGCTGCCCTACGCGGTGCCGGCGCAACGCCAACGACTACCTCACTTCAAGTTTCATCGGGCCGCCCCGGCCACTCCTCGCCCAATGGACTGCCGTCGCTGGTGGTTTGCCCCGCCTCGTTGGTGGAAAACTGGCGCCGTGAGACCGCCCGCTTTGCTCCGCATTTAAGCGTCTTTGTCCACCACGGCACCACGCGTTTAACCACGCCGGAGTCCGCAACCCCTCACGACCTGTTGATCACCTCCTACGGCACGCTCGCCCGCGACCGCGAGTTGTTTGCCGACATCCCGCTTGCTTGCCTGATCGCCGACGAGGCCCAGCACATCAAAAACCGCCGCACTCAGAACGCCCAGGCGCTGCGCAGCCTCAACGCGCGCAGCCGCTTCCTGCTCACCGGCACACCGGTGGAAAACGCCCTCGACGACCTGCGCGCGCTCTTCGACCTGCTCATGCCCGGGTACCTCGAAAAAATCCCCGCCGGCACCCGCAGCGACGAGCGCCAGTGGTTCGATGAACGCCTGCGGGCGAAAACCTCGCCCTACCTTCTGCGCCGCACCAAAAAGGCCGTCGCCCCCGAGTTGCCCGACAAGATCGAGCAGGTCCTTTACTGCGAGCCGTCGCCGGTCCAGTCCCGCCTTTACACCGAGTGGCAGCAAAAGTCTGAGCAGGAGCTCGACGCCCTTGCCGCCGACGGCGCATCCGAAAATTCCCTACGCCTGGCCACCCTCACCCAGCTTCTGCGCCTGCGCCAGATCTGCTGCGACCCGCGTCTCGTTGCACCGGCCACCTCCGCCGACCACTCCAGCAAACTGGAAACCTTCCGCGAACTCCTTGCCGAGGCAGTCGACGACGGGCACCGCCTGCTGGTGTTTTCCCAATTCACCTCGCTGCTCGGACTCTTGCGCGCCGAACTCGAGGAACAGGGCTTGTCCTACTGTTACCTCGATGGCAGCACCCCGCAAAAGCAGCGGCAGGCCGAAGTGGATCGCTACAACAACTCAGCCGACATCCCCGTTTTCCTGATCTCACTCAAGGCAGGCGGCACCGGCCTCAACCTCACCGGCGCCGACACCGTGGTGCATTTCGACCCGTGGTGGAATCCGGCCGTCGAGGCGCAAGCCACCGACCGCGCCCACCGCATCGGCCAAAAACGCGTGGTGACCAGTTACAAACTCATCTGCACGGGTACGGTCGAGGAGAAGGTCCTGCACATGCAGGCAACCAAACGCGCCCTGCTCGCCGACGTGTTTGAGGCCAGCGACCTGAACAACGCCAAGCTCACCCTCACCGACCTCAAATCGCTGCTGCGCGATTAA
- a CDS encoding FecR domain-containing protein, which produces MKSIRLTLSIIAAAVGALVASAQQAPVEAVISSFVGTVTVTAPGATAGVPAVVGQKLPEGSTVTTGEGANVLIQSHEGITTGLSASATAVVGTHSVNAEGVRTAVIDLKTGTTVSVLDPSKRKINNYGVRTPKGVAAARGTTYSTNVKVNGQNVEVTVNTLTGKVSFSIAGGANIEVAPGFTATSNGTSAIITNATQKEALLLAIQIVAIISETNPAAAETLNAVVDQSKKAGLTDDEVNAAKDVSKLDIKVAKASPDEPKKIIVETPKNTLDITIVSPSL; this is translated from the coding sequence ATGAAATCCATACGTCTTACGTTGTCCATTATCGCCGCTGCCGTGGGTGCCCTTGTGGCCTCCGCCCAGCAGGCTCCCGTCGAAGCAGTCATTTCTTCGTTTGTCGGCACAGTGACGGTCACTGCTCCTGGCGCAACCGCTGGCGTCCCCGCTGTGGTCGGCCAAAAACTGCCCGAAGGTTCCACTGTCACCACCGGTGAAGGTGCCAACGTTTTGATTCAGTCCCACGAAGGCATCACCACCGGTTTGAGCGCGAGCGCAACCGCTGTCGTCGGTACGCACAGCGTCAACGCTGAGGGCGTCCGCACCGCAGTGATCGACCTGAAGACGGGCACCACCGTCTCGGTTCTCGATCCGAGCAAGCGTAAGATTAATAACTACGGCGTTCGCACCCCTAAGGGTGTCGCTGCCGCCCGTGGCACGACCTATTCGACCAACGTTAAGGTCAACGGCCAGAACGTTGAGGTTACGGTCAACACCCTGACGGGCAAAGTGAGCTTCTCTATCGCAGGCGGTGCAAACATCGAGGTGGCCCCCGGATTCACCGCTACTTCCAATGGCACTAGCGCCATCATCACGAATGCCACTCAAAAAGAAGCGCTCTTGTTGGCCATCCAGATCGTTGCGATCATCTCCGAGACCAACCCGGCCGCTGCTGAAACCCTTAACGCCGTTGTTGATCAGTCCAAAAAAGCCGGCCTCACCGATGACGAAGTCAACGCAGCCAAGGATGTCAGCAAATTGGACATCAAGGTGGCAAAGGCCTCGCCCGATGAGCCCAAGAAGATCATTGTCGAGACACCGAAAAACACCCTCGACATCACGATTGTCAGCCCGTCCCTCTAA
- a CDS encoding DUF1802 family protein: protein MPTSDTTLSTTTGYLYPAFKEWQVIVDALAAGEQSLLLRKGGIAEGRGGFDPERADRFWLFPTQFHAQREKTKPALAQRLNSEPSEPLDTQVTLTAFAEVTHHRFVSDWSAVAALDPFHDWTEATVREKFDWGQPPGLNALVVQVHQLNTPITLEAHSGHGGL from the coding sequence ATGCCGACCTCCGACACCACGCTTTCGACTACAACCGGTTACCTGTATCCCGCCTTTAAAGAATGGCAGGTGATCGTCGACGCACTGGCGGCTGGCGAACAATCGCTGCTGTTGCGCAAGGGCGGTATTGCGGAGGGGCGCGGCGGCTTTGACCCGGAACGCGCAGACCGCTTTTGGCTTTTTCCGACACAGTTTCACGCCCAACGCGAAAAGACCAAACCAGCTCTAGCCCAGCGGCTGAATTCCGAGCCAAGCGAACCACTCGATACGCAGGTTACGCTCACCGCTTTCGCCGAGGTGACGCATCACCGATTCGTGTCCGACTGGTCGGCCGTCGCCGCGCTGGACCCATTTCATGATTGGACGGAAGCCACCGTTCGCGAAAAGTTCGATTGGGGACAGCCGCCGGGGCTAAATGCCTTGGTGGTGCAGGTTCACCAACTAAACACCCCCATTACGCTGGAGGCGCACTCCGGCCATGGCGGGTTGTAA
- a CDS encoding adenylosuccinate synthetase has protein sequence MSLLPFSSQLIADVGISLGDEGKGRLIPEVVHELRNTAAQVTTVLKVNGGANSGHTAAGIKLNLLPSGVVEKELAHLAIGAGVVADPRKAWWEAMPLEKKGYNVLARLVIDERTMVSDLTHRLLDLAWEDYRVNVLQEEPRGSTGRGITPAYQDEVGQWQITYADFLGSREAYAKKLAQRAERALATIQHVCRVSAETFAGFFDKLGAAELRANAEAIELGVFTPAEFDFTAFRGTGPFAINLAALTETYWQAGQRLAKNIGEVRELILKEIRAGHTIIGEFGQAYWLDKRHGFSPNVTASHTFTPEFFESAGIPVQAIHTFGVAKAYDTKVGTHVFITQMDEAHPLSFLLKKLEFGTSTGRQRMVGWYDAVEKGDALRYGGFQDVMINKLDALTHQGAWNSDLLICTAYEDAAGKRYHHVPRNDAVRKILKPVYSKHPGWTEDVSQVRHFADLPKNAQRYVAAMVKALLDVAFHGEPLPAAAKLPNLRYLGVGPEPSQIIKDVPATSELIKLV, from the coding sequence ATGTCGCTCCTTCCTTTTTCCAGCCAGCTCATCGCCGATGTCGGCATCTCCCTCGGTGACGAGGGCAAAGGCCGCCTGATCCCCGAAGTCGTCCACGAGTTGCGCAACACCGCCGCTCAGGTCACCACCGTTCTCAAGGTCAATGGTGGCGCCAATTCCGGCCACACCGCCGCCGGCATTAAACTCAATTTGCTGCCCTCCGGCGTGGTCGAAAAGGAGCTCGCTCACCTCGCCATCGGCGCCGGCGTGGTCGCCGATCCGCGCAAGGCCTGGTGGGAAGCCATGCCGCTGGAGAAAAAGGGCTACAACGTCCTCGCCCGCCTCGTCATCGACGAGCGCACCATGGTCTCCGACCTGACCCATCGCCTGCTCGACCTCGCGTGGGAGGATTATCGCGTCAACGTCCTTCAGGAAGAGCCGCGCGGCTCCACCGGCCGCGGCATCACGCCCGCTTACCAGGATGAAGTGGGCCAATGGCAAATCACCTACGCCGACTTCCTCGGCAGCCGTGAGGCCTACGCCAAAAAACTCGCGCAACGCGCCGAGCGCGCCCTCGCCACAATCCAGCACGTGTGCCGCGTCAGCGCCGAGACCTTCGCCGGCTTTTTTGACAAACTCGGTGCCGCCGAATTACGCGCCAACGCCGAGGCGATCGAGCTGGGCGTGTTCACCCCTGCTGAGTTCGACTTCACCGCTTTTCGCGGCACTGGCCCCTTTGCGATCAACTTGGCCGCGCTGACCGAGACCTACTGGCAGGCCGGCCAACGCCTCGCCAAAAACATCGGCGAAGTTCGCGAGTTGATCCTCAAGGAAATCCGCGCCGGTCACACCATCATCGGTGAATTCGGCCAGGCCTACTGGCTCGACAAGCGCCACGGCTTTTCGCCCAACGTGACCGCTTCGCACACCTTCACTCCCGAGTTTTTCGAGAGCGCTGGCATTCCGGTGCAGGCCATCCACACCTTCGGCGTCGCCAAGGCCTACGACACCAAGGTCGGTACCCACGTTTTCATTACGCAGATGGACGAGGCGCACCCGCTCTCCTTCCTGTTGAAAAAACTCGAATTCGGCACCTCCACCGGCCGCCAGCGCATGGTCGGCTGGTACGACGCGGTGGAAAAGGGCGACGCCCTGCGTTACGGCGGCTTCCAGGACGTGATGATCAACAAGCTCGACGCCCTGACCCACCAGGGGGCGTGGAACTCCGATTTGCTCATCTGCACGGCCTACGAGGATGCCGCCGGCAAGCGCTACCACCACGTCCCGCGCAACGACGCGGTGCGCAAAATCCTCAAGCCGGTTTATAGCAAACACCCCGGTTGGACCGAGGATGTCTCCCAGGTTCGCCACTTCGCCGACCTGCCTAAAAACGCCCAGCGTTACGTGGCCGCGATGGTCAAGGCGCTGCTCGACGTGGCCTTCCATGGCGAGCCGCTGCCGGCCGCCGCCAAATTGCCCAACCTGCGCTACCTCGGCGTCGGCCCCGAGCCCTCCCAGATCATCAAAGACGTCCCGGCGACCTCCGAGCTCATCAAGCTGGTGTAA